In a genomic window of Cygnus atratus isolate AKBS03 ecotype Queensland, Australia chromosome 23, CAtr_DNAZoo_HiC_assembly, whole genome shotgun sequence:
- the MYCL gene encoding protein L-Myc, whose protein sequence is MERDSSPHYFYDHDAGEDFHRSTAPSEDIWKKFELVPTPPRSPLGAPGDKGGGGGAEERPGGPARHGPVAEEPEYVLGPGPIFGNLSAFILRDCMWSGFSARERLEKAMTEKLAPGPQRAAPHKPSFAQDLGFSSSASECVDPAAAFLCPLAESKVPASSGSEGQSDSEGEEIDVVTVEKRQSLSLRQPVTITLRADPLDPCMKRFHISIHQQQHNYAARSPPDACPQPEPPGRDEEELLSTTESTPASTLPEPGLPKAGTSPGSDSEDVAKRKNHNYLERKRRNDLRSRFLALRDQVPGLASCPKTPKVVILSKSSEYLQSLISAERRMAAEKRQLRLQQSQLLRRIAHLKGH, encoded by the exons ATGGAGCGGGACTCGTCCCCGCACTACTTCTACGACCACGACGCCGGGGAGGATTTCCACCGCTCCACGGCGCCCAGCGAGGACATCTGGAAGAAGTTCGAGCTCGTCCCCACGCCCCCCCGCTCGCCCCTGGGCGCCCCCGGCGACAAaggcgggggcgggggcgcggAGGAGCGGCCGGGtggcccggcacggcacggcccggtCGCCGAGGAGCCCGAGTACGTGCTCGGCCCCGGACCGATCTTCGGCAACCTGAGCGCCTTCATCCTGCGGGACTGCATGTGGAGCGGCTTCTCGGCCCGGGAGCGCCTGGAGAAGGCCATGACGGAGAAACTGGCCCCGGGCCCGCAGAGGGCGGCCCCCCACAAGCCCTCCTTCGCCCAGGACTTGGGCTTCAGCAGCTCGGCGAGCGAGTGCGTGGATCCCGCCGCCGCCTTCCTCTGCCCGCTGGCTGAGAGCAAGGTCCCGGCATCCTCGGGATCCGAGGGCCAGAGCGACTCCG AAGGTGAGGAGATCGATGTGGTGACGGTGGAGAAGAGGCAGTCGCTCAGCCTGAGGCAGCCGGTCACCATCACGCTGCGCGCTGACCCCTTGGACCCCTGCATGAAACGCTTCCACATCTCcatccaccagcagcagcacaactACGCTGCCCGCTCGCCGCCGGACGCCTGTCCCCAGCCGGAGCCGCCCGGGCGGGACGaggaggagctgctcagcaccacggaGTCGACTCCTGCCAGCACGCTGCCTGAGCCCGGCTTGCCGAAAGCCGGCACCAGCCCCGGCTCCGACAGCGAGGACGTGGCCAAGAGGAAAAACCACAACTACCTGGAGCGCAAGCGGCGCAATGACCTGCGCTCGCGCTTCCTGGCCCTGCGGGACCAGGTGCCCGGGCTGGCCAGCTGCCCCAAGACGCCCAAAGTGGTGATCCTGAGCAAGTCCTCCGAGTACCTGCAGTCGCTCATCAGTGCCGAGAGGAGGATGGCGGCCGAGAAGCGGCAGCTGcggctgcagcagagccagctgctcAGACGGATTGCTCACCTCAAGGGGCACTAG